Proteins found in one Oribacterium sp. oral taxon 102 genomic segment:
- a CDS encoding phage minor capsid protein — protein sequence MANEYDLTTAFEEIENELIASMMRNMARHRAEETEEGIQWSMWQAEQLRALEKYRRNNQEHYGAEFTRLNKQIEELIRQSRKTGGMKQEIRILQAIRKGFKIQGQNQTPAHRAMSAAFFRLNERKLNALVEATTHDMQKAETAVLRMANDKYRKIIYNAQVYANTGAGTYEKAVDMATKDFLSAGLNCIEYANGARHRISDYAEMAIRTASKRAYLQGEGEKRQEWGISTVIINKRSGACPLCAPFVGKVMIDDVWSGGGKNDGKYPLLSSAIAAGLYHP from the coding sequence ATGGCAAATGAGTATGATCTGACAACAGCATTTGAGGAAATTGAAAATGAGCTGATCGCTTCCATGATGCGAAATATGGCGCGGCATCGGGCGGAGGAGACCGAAGAGGGAATCCAGTGGAGTATGTGGCAGGCGGAGCAGCTGAGAGCGCTGGAGAAGTACCGCAGGAATAACCAGGAGCACTATGGCGCTGAATTTACCCGACTGAACAAGCAAATAGAAGAGCTGATCCGGCAATCGCGGAAGACAGGAGGGATGAAGCAGGAAATCAGGATTCTTCAGGCAATCCGAAAAGGCTTTAAGATACAGGGGCAAAATCAAACGCCTGCACATCGGGCGATGTCCGCAGCTTTCTTCCGGCTGAATGAGCGCAAGCTAAACGCTCTGGTAGAAGCCACGACGCACGATATGCAGAAGGCGGAGACAGCAGTTCTGCGGATGGCAAACGACAAGTATCGAAAGATCATCTATAACGCTCAAGTCTACGCGAATACGGGAGCCGGAACGTATGAGAAAGCAGTGGACATGGCGACGAAGGACTTCCTCTCTGCCGGACTGAACTGCATAGAGTATGCAAATGGTGCAAGGCATCGGATATCGGACTATGCAGAAATGGCGATTCGGACGGCATCAAAGCGGGCATACCTGCAAGGAGAAGGCGAGAAGCGGCAGGAGTGGGGCATATCCACGGTGATCATCAACAAGCGGAGCGGCGCCTGCCCGCTATGCGCTCCGTTCGTCGGTAAGGTGATGATTGATGATGTATGGTCGGGAGGAGGTAAAAATGATGGTAAATATCCGTTGCTGTCCAGTGCGATAGCTGCGGGTCTTTACCATCCATAG
- a CDS encoding PBECR2 nuclease fold domain-containing protein, whose translation MYGARAEQWKKIAGEDKNGIIGEKNISGVPEVHTIGRIDKAIYSCITEDIVTDEVIITDNQIQHIKERHPQDYQNILDKVKDVISSPEYIIYDSHPNTGLVIGNVFENGEAAQVVLRIVTSADEQGYKNSIISCWKISAKRLQNYLRNKLVLYKK comes from the coding sequence ATGTATGGGGCGAGAGCGGAGCAGTGGAAAAAGATTGCAGGAGAGGATAAAAACGGTATAATCGGGGAGAAAAATATCAGTGGGGTACCCGAAGTGCACACGATTGGGAGGATTGATAAAGCAATATACAGCTGTATCACGGAGGATATCGTTACGGATGAGGTGATTATTACAGATAATCAGATTCAGCACATTAAGGAAAGACACCCTCAAGATTATCAAAACATTCTTGACAAAGTGAAAGATGTTATATCGAGCCCAGAATACATTATATATGATAGCCATCCTAATACAGGGCTTGTAATTGGTAATGTTTTTGAAAATGGGGAGGCAGCACAAGTTGTTTTAAGGATAGTGACATCAGCGGATGAACAAGGGTATAAAAATTCAATTATTTCATGCTGGAAAATTAGTGCCAAAAGACTTCAAAATTACTTGAGGAATAAGCTGGTTCTTTACAAAAAGTAA
- a CDS encoding YjcQ family protein: protein MEEFKVIYRILRILQKAMDVDEFDQGMISPTALGLSQQKWSRIMRMLLRNDYITGADTWESFDCPYPKVKLTRPEITLKGLEYLEDNSLMKKAAGIAKGVIDIVT from the coding sequence TTGGAAGAGTTCAAGGTGATTTACAGGATTTTACGCATCCTTCAGAAGGCGATGGATGTGGATGAATTCGATCAGGGGATGATAAGTCCTACAGCGCTGGGATTGTCACAGCAAAAGTGGAGCCGGATTATGCGAATGCTGCTCCGGAATGATTACATTACCGGGGCGGATACATGGGAATCATTTGACTGTCCGTATCCGAAGGTCAAGCTGACAAGACCGGAAATTACTTTGAAGGGGCTGGAATATCTGGAAGATAACAGCCTGATGAAAAAGGCTGCAGGAATAGCTAAGGGCGTTATTGATATCGTCACATGA
- a CDS encoding capsid protein translates to MAVYNYAEAFTNLLDQKYAKELCSDALTKSNLGVTFLNAQTIKLPKMTVSGYKDHARTPGFNAGTLTNDWEPKKLTHDRDIEFFVDPMDIDETNLTLSVANIQNTFETEQAIPEKDSYRFSKLHAELTTFNGRIDTTALTAQTFLAAFDEEMARMDEAAVPEEGRVLYVTPSMNKIVKQAEGIQRQIMVSGGAATINRTVHSIDNVAIKMVPAARMKTKYNFTDGCVADPAAKQINFILLHPSCVVCRDKYSYIKLFTPGTDSRTADGYLYQNRNYGDLFLLEKKVAGCAMNVEA, encoded by the coding sequence ATGGCAGTTTATAATTATGCAGAAGCATTTACGAATCTGCTCGATCAGAAGTATGCGAAGGAGCTCTGCTCCGATGCGCTGACGAAGAGTAATCTTGGCGTGACGTTCCTGAATGCGCAGACGATCAAGCTTCCGAAGATGACGGTATCCGGTTACAAGGATCACGCGAGAACGCCGGGCTTTAACGCCGGAACACTCACCAATGACTGGGAGCCGAAGAAGCTCACGCACGATCGTGACATTGAGTTCTTCGTGGACCCGATGGATATCGATGAGACGAATCTCACGCTCTCTGTGGCGAATATCCAGAACACCTTCGAGACGGAGCAGGCGATCCCGGAGAAGGATTCTTACCGCTTCTCGAAGCTGCACGCAGAGCTTACGACATTTAACGGGCGGATCGATACGACGGCACTTACCGCGCAGACCTTCCTCGCAGCATTTGACGAGGAGATGGCACGGATGGACGAGGCGGCAGTCCCGGAGGAGGGAAGGGTGCTTTACGTCACGCCGAGCATGAACAAGATCGTCAAGCAGGCGGAGGGGATTCAGCGGCAGATCATGGTATCCGGCGGAGCCGCGACAATTAACAGGACAGTCCACAGCATCGATAATGTCGCAATCAAGATGGTGCCGGCCGCCCGGATGAAGACGAAGTACAACTTCACGGATGGCTGCGTTGCAGATCCTGCAGCGAAGCAGATCAACTTCATTCTGCTGCATCCGTCCTGCGTAGTTTGCCGTGATAAGTACAGCTATATCAAGCTGTTCACGCCGGGGACGGATTCCCGGACGGCGGACGGATACCTGTACCAGAATCGGAACTATGGGGATCTGTTCCTGCTGGAGAAGAAGGTTGCGGGCTGCGCGATGAATGTGGAGGCATAA
- a CDS encoding phage tail terminator protein, with the protein MLGIGEIRKYIAGLGVAEDSHVYIGKLDNKQEKSIGVYNRKQDGAAQIPLGGMQNKSYDVKPVSLLVHWNRRVSESEKAAQELYEKMLNVQNLTIGETGIRFLALQTPAPVDVGTDDNGVYEFVIWIDFVYER; encoded by the coding sequence ATGCTGGGAATCGGAGAGATCAGGAAGTATATCGCAGGGCTGGGCGTTGCGGAGGACAGCCATGTATATATCGGAAAGCTCGACAACAAGCAGGAGAAGTCCATCGGGGTGTATAACCGGAAACAGGACGGGGCGGCGCAGATTCCTCTCGGAGGGATGCAGAACAAGAGCTATGATGTGAAGCCGGTGTCTCTTCTGGTTCACTGGAATCGGAGAGTATCGGAATCGGAAAAGGCAGCACAGGAGCTGTACGAGAAGATGCTAAACGTGCAGAACCTGACAATCGGGGAGACGGGGATACGTTTCCTTGCGTTGCAGACTCCCGCCCCGGTGGATGTGGGAACGGATGATAACGGCGTGTACGAGTTCGTTATCTGGATTGATTTTGTTTATGAAAGGTAG
- a CDS encoding phage tail tube protein gives MPEAGKGKVYPVHNNIFKFGTKGIESTAEQMATPADLENFAPSIDGTVEEWFAMDAAGWAKASMTGKKLSFSFKGKRSVGDPGNDYIAGLAWKFGQDVMTKFEWTMVSGAKLACDVVVNVTTPGGGDSTNIDSLEFEVTGYGKPTFTPAV, from the coding sequence ATGCCTGAGGCAGGAAAAGGAAAGGTATACCCGGTACACAATAACATTTTCAAGTTTGGAACGAAGGGGATTGAGAGTACAGCTGAACAGATGGCGACACCGGCGGATCTGGAGAATTTTGCGCCGTCGATTGACGGAACGGTCGAGGAATGGTTCGCAATGGATGCTGCAGGCTGGGCGAAGGCATCCATGACCGGAAAGAAGCTGAGCTTCTCTTTCAAGGGAAAGCGTTCTGTCGGCGATCCCGGGAACGACTATATCGCCGGGCTTGCATGGAAGTTCGGGCAGGATGTCATGACGAAGTTTGAGTGGACGATGGTGTCCGGCGCGAAGCTTGCGTGTGATGTGGTGGTAAATGTAACGACACCGGGCGGAGGTGATTCCACGAATATCGATTCGCTGGAGTTTGAGGTCACCGGATACGGCAAGCCGACATTTACACCGGCGGTATAA
- a CDS encoding Gp15 family bacteriophage protein, which translates to MSSFLSQYGIRISTREFMTVSWDEFRSLLAGIAPETALGRVVAIRAETDKNVIARFSEDQKRIYDAWNQKAAQKMSVEKYEAEMQDLESMFAMLCG; encoded by the coding sequence GTGTCCAGTTTTCTGTCACAGTACGGCATCCGGATCAGTACAAGAGAGTTTATGACGGTGAGCTGGGACGAGTTTCGATCCCTGCTTGCCGGCATAGCTCCGGAAACGGCGCTCGGAAGGGTGGTGGCTATTCGGGCGGAAACAGACAAGAATGTCATTGCCCGCTTTTCCGAGGATCAGAAGCGTATATACGATGCATGGAACCAAAAGGCGGCGCAGAAAATGAGCGTGGAAAAGTACGAAGCGGAGATGCAAGATCTTGAGAGCATGTTCGCGATGCTCTGTGGGTAA